In Streptomyces sp. SLBN-118, the following are encoded in one genomic region:
- a CDS encoding methylmalonyl-CoA mutase, with the protein MTRESESGLPIEPVYGPQALQGWDPAEKLGEPGSYPFTRGVYPSMYTGRPWTMRQYAGFGTAVESNARYKELIAHGTMGLSVAFDLPTQMGHDSDAPLAHGEVGKVGVAIDSIDDMRVLFGGIPLDKVSTSMTINAPAALLLLLYQLVGEEQGVPADKLTGTIQNDVLKEYIARGTYIFPPKPSLRLIADIFKYCKAEIPKWNTISISGYHMAEAGASPAQEIAFTLADGIEYVRTAVAAGMDVDDFAPRLSFFFVARTTILEEVAKFRAARRIWARVMREEFGAKNPKSLMLRFHTQTAGVQLTAQQPEVNLVRVAVQGLAAVLGGTQSLHTNSFDEAIALPTDKSARLALRTQQVLAYETDVTTTVDPFAGSYVVEQMTDDVEEAALALMRRVEDLGGAVSAIEHGFQKNEIERSAYRIAQQTDSGERVVVGVNRYTLDAEEPYEPLRVDPAIEAQQAERLAKLRAQRDQAAVDAALAELSRAAEGTDNVLYPMKDALKARATVGEVCDALRAVWGTYVPTDAF; encoded by the coding sequence ATGACGCGCGAGTCCGAGTCGGGACTGCCCATCGAACCGGTCTACGGACCGCAGGCTCTTCAGGGGTGGGACCCGGCCGAGAAGCTGGGCGAGCCCGGCTCGTATCCCTTCACCCGCGGTGTGTATCCGTCGATGTACACCGGCCGTCCCTGGACCATGCGCCAGTACGCGGGCTTCGGCACCGCCGTCGAGTCCAACGCCCGCTACAAGGAGCTCATCGCCCACGGCACCATGGGCCTCTCGGTCGCCTTCGACCTGCCGACCCAGATGGGACACGACAGCGACGCGCCGCTGGCCCACGGCGAGGTCGGCAAGGTCGGCGTCGCCATCGACTCGATCGACGACATGCGCGTCCTGTTCGGCGGGATCCCCCTCGACAAGGTCTCGACGTCGATGACGATCAACGCACCCGCCGCGCTGCTCCTGCTGCTCTACCAGCTCGTCGGCGAGGAGCAGGGCGTGCCCGCGGACAAGCTCACCGGGACGATCCAGAACGATGTGCTCAAGGAGTACATCGCCCGCGGCACCTACATTTTCCCGCCCAAGCCCTCGCTGCGGCTGATCGCGGACATCTTCAAGTACTGCAAGGCCGAGATCCCGAAGTGGAACACCATCTCGATCTCCGGCTACCACATGGCGGAGGCCGGGGCCTCGCCCGCGCAGGAGATCGCCTTCACGCTCGCGGACGGTATCGAGTACGTGCGTACGGCGGTCGCCGCAGGCATGGACGTCGACGACTTCGCGCCACGGCTGTCCTTCTTCTTCGTCGCCCGTACGACGATCCTGGAGGAGGTCGCCAAGTTCCGTGCCGCGCGCCGCATTTGGGCGCGGGTGATGCGGGAGGAGTTCGGCGCGAAGAACCCCAAGTCGCTGATGCTGCGCTTCCACACCCAGACGGCCGGGGTGCAGCTGACCGCGCAGCAGCCCGAGGTGAACCTGGTACGGGTCGCCGTCCAGGGCCTCGCGGCGGTTCTCGGCGGCACCCAGTCGCTGCACACCAACTCCTTCGACGAGGCGATCGCCCTGCCGACGGACAAGTCGGCCAGGCTCGCCCTGCGGACGCAGCAGGTCCTCGCGTACGAGACCGATGTGACCACGACCGTGGACCCCTTCGCGGGTTCGTACGTCGTCGAGCAAATGACGGACGATGTCGAGGAGGCGGCGCTGGCGCTGATGCGGCGGGTCGAGGACCTGGGCGGCGCGGTCAGTGCCATCGAGCACGGCTTCCAGAAGAACGAGATCGAGCGCAGCGCGTACCGCATCGCGCAGCAGACCGACAGCGGCGAGCGGGTCGTGGTCGGTGTCAACCGCTACACGCTGGACGCGGAGGAGCCCTACGAGCCGCTGCGGGTCGACCCGGCGATCGAGGCACAGCAGGCGGAGCGGCTGGCGAAGCTGCGGGCCCAGCGTGACCAGGCGGCCGTCGACGCGGCGCTCGCGGAGCTGAGCAGGGCCGCCGAAGGCACGGACAACGTGCTGTATCCGATGAAGGACGCCCTGAAGGCACGGGCGACGGTCGGCGAGGTCTGCGACGCGCTGCGCGCGGTGTGGGGGACGTACGTCCCGACCGACGCCTTCTGA
- a CDS encoding L,D-transpeptidase family protein — MLRNIVIRRSLAAAAVLAVTAGCTAQAATGRPADSKAGSTATAPGTGTPSAPDQATPSAKPSGTPSESATSKPEVLMASGTKSEQVRELQARLAQIGWFDDTPTGTYGPVTVASVKGFQGKRGLPTTGDTDTVTWQRLLGMTKKPTRDELAGKTVNKPAAKLDPRCMTGRVMCVSKTTRTLSWVIDGKVRSTMDVRFGSQYTPTREGSFSVFQKSRDHVSTLYHTSMPYAMFFSGGQAVHYSADFAARGYNGASHGCVNVRDKGAISALFAQVHNGDKVVIYW; from the coding sequence ATGCTTCGGAACATCGTCATTCGCAGATCACTCGCCGCGGCCGCGGTGCTCGCCGTGACCGCGGGCTGCACCGCACAGGCCGCGACCGGCCGCCCGGCCGACTCGAAGGCGGGGAGCACGGCGACCGCGCCGGGCACCGGCACACCGTCCGCGCCGGACCAGGCCACGCCGTCGGCGAAGCCCAGTGGCACGCCGAGTGAGTCCGCGACCTCGAAGCCCGAGGTACTGATGGCGAGCGGGACCAAGAGTGAGCAGGTGCGTGAACTGCAGGCCAGGCTGGCCCAGATCGGCTGGTTCGACGACACCCCGACCGGCACCTACGGTCCGGTGACGGTCGCCTCGGTCAAGGGTTTCCAGGGCAAGCGGGGGCTGCCGACGACCGGCGACACGGACACCGTGACCTGGCAGCGGCTGCTCGGTATGACGAAGAAGCCGACGCGCGACGAACTGGCGGGCAAGACGGTCAACAAGCCGGCGGCGAAGCTGGATCCGCGCTGTATGACGGGCCGGGTGATGTGCGTCAGCAAGACCACCCGCACTCTCTCCTGGGTGATCGACGGCAAGGTGCGGTCGACGATGGACGTGCGCTTCGGCTCGCAGTACACGCCGACCCGCGAGGGCTCGTTCAGTGTGTTCCAGAAGTCCCGGGACCACGTCTCGACGCTCTACCACACGTCCATGCCGTACGCGATGTTCTTCAGTGGCGGTCAAGCGGTGCACTACTCCGCGGACTTCGCTGCGCGTGGCTACAACGGCGCGTCGCACGGCTGCGTCAATGTCCGGGACAAGGGAGCGATCTCCGCGCTGTTCGCGCAGGTCCACAACGGCGACAAGGTCGTCATCTACTGGTGA
- a CDS encoding TetR/AcrR family transcriptional regulator C-terminal domain-containing protein, which translates to MAAERLDRTRVARAALRLLNDVGLEGLTLRAIAKELDVKAPALYWHFKDKQALLDEMATEMVRRMAADVAPSEPHGDWPQVLAAAMRALREHLLRYRDGAKVYSGTHFTDTSYAAPMEAHLRLLTEAGFTRGAAARAWLTVYSYTIGYVIEEQSMGPDPATGAEGYDLAARAERLAEYPLAAAAGEEIFRGHEEGFEAGLAVVVAGVGAVLRGGA; encoded by the coding sequence GTGGCTGCTGAACGACTCGACCGGACCCGGGTGGCGCGAGCCGCCCTGCGCCTGCTCAACGACGTGGGCCTCGAAGGGCTGACGCTGCGCGCGATCGCCAAGGAACTCGACGTCAAGGCGCCCGCGCTGTACTGGCACTTCAAGGACAAACAGGCGCTGCTCGACGAGATGGCCACGGAGATGGTGCGGCGGATGGCGGCCGACGTGGCGCCGTCGGAACCGCACGGCGACTGGCCCCAGGTCCTCGCCGCGGCGATGCGGGCTCTGCGGGAGCATCTGCTGCGCTACCGGGACGGCGCGAAGGTCTACAGCGGTACGCACTTCACCGACACGAGCTACGCCGCGCCGATGGAGGCGCACCTGCGCCTGCTCACGGAGGCGGGCTTCACGCGGGGCGCGGCGGCGCGGGCCTGGCTCACCGTGTACAGCTACACGATCGGGTACGTGATCGAGGAACAGTCGATGGGGCCGGACCCGGCGACCGGCGCGGAGGGGTACGACCTGGCGGCTCGCGCCGAGCGGCTGGCGGAGTATCCGCTCGCGGCGGCGGCGGGGGAGGAGATCTTCCGCGGCCACGAGGAGGGGTTCGAGGCGGGGCTCGCGGTGGTGGTGGCGGGGGTGGGGGCGGTGCTGCGGGGCGGCGCGTAG
- a CDS encoding polysialyltransferase family glycosyltransferase, giving the protein MPTTQIFYASSLYGAATLAAAIDSGCFATADRRLLLVANNATTPETSPPLDAMPGFEQLRDRFDGVLSWNEAVAPFHPGGWSPRSDDIPMWERYLRMLWDLGDDSIELAVESIQVTPALAVAQLFPEARLDVYADGLMSYGPTRNKIDPLVGERVRTLFHLDLVPGLKPLLLAEFGAEPKVVPTEAFVKVVAELADTVTDLAPVEGDGPALLLGQYLAALGIITHEEEAALHVQMVRGAVELGHRRIVFKPHPTAPASWTRTLEREAEALEAELTVLDRPIIAEALYRQLRPALVAGCFSTALFTASTFYGIPVARIGTEPLLDRLTPYQNSNRIPVTLVDALVPDLAQGESGAAKEADETLKGLVTSVGYAMQPQLRPDLREAAMAHLGRHTDKRTMRFFKRRRLTVLGLPGGIPVPRHAAVRRVVRRARRLKRLALG; this is encoded by the coding sequence ATGCCTACGACCCAGATCTTCTACGCGTCGTCCCTGTACGGGGCCGCAACGCTCGCCGCGGCGATCGACAGCGGCTGCTTCGCCACTGCCGACCGGCGCCTGCTCCTGGTCGCCAACAACGCCACCACGCCCGAGACATCACCCCCGCTCGACGCGATGCCCGGCTTCGAGCAGCTGCGCGACCGCTTCGACGGCGTGCTGTCCTGGAACGAGGCCGTCGCCCCCTTCCATCCGGGAGGCTGGTCCCCGCGCTCGGACGACATCCCGATGTGGGAGCGGTATCTGCGGATGCTGTGGGACCTCGGCGACGACAGCATCGAGCTGGCGGTCGAGTCCATCCAGGTCACCCCGGCGCTCGCCGTCGCGCAGCTGTTCCCGGAGGCCAGGCTGGACGTGTACGCGGACGGGCTCATGAGCTACGGCCCCACCCGCAACAAGATCGACCCGCTGGTCGGCGAGCGGGTGCGCACGCTCTTCCACCTGGACCTCGTACCGGGCCTGAAGCCACTGCTGCTGGCGGAGTTCGGTGCCGAGCCGAAGGTCGTGCCGACCGAGGCCTTCGTCAAGGTCGTCGCCGAACTCGCCGACACCGTGACGGACCTGGCACCTGTCGAGGGCGACGGTCCTGCACTGCTGCTCGGCCAGTACCTCGCCGCGCTCGGCATCATCACGCACGAGGAGGAAGCGGCCCTCCATGTGCAGATGGTGCGGGGCGCGGTCGAGCTCGGCCACCGGCGGATCGTCTTCAAACCGCACCCCACCGCACCGGCGTCCTGGACGCGCACGCTGGAGCGCGAGGCGGAGGCGCTGGAGGCGGAACTGACCGTCCTGGACCGGCCGATCATCGCGGAAGCGCTCTACCGTCAGCTGCGGCCCGCCCTGGTGGCAGGCTGCTTCTCGACCGCGCTCTTCACCGCAAGCACCTTCTACGGCATCCCCGTCGCCCGGATCGGCACGGAGCCGCTGCTCGACCGGCTCACGCCGTACCAGAACAGCAACCGGATCCCGGTGACGCTCGTCGACGCGCTGGTCCCGGATCTGGCGCAGGGCGAGTCGGGCGCGGCCAAGGAGGCGGACGAGACGCTGAAGGGCCTGGTCACCTCGGTCGGCTACGCGATGCAGCCGCAGCTGCGGCCGGATCTGCGGGAGGCGGCGATGGCGCATCTGGGCCGCCACACGGACAAGCGCACGATGCGCTTCTTCAAGCGCCGGAGGCTGACGGTGCTGGGCCTGCCGGGAGGAATCCCGGTGCCGCGGCACGCGGCGGTGCGCCGGGTGGTCCGCAGGGCGCGCCGCCTGAAGCGCCTGGCGCTGGGCTGA
- a CDS encoding DUF6716 putative glycosyltransferase codes for MPSSTSQAVRVAVLADSDTRWKWGALTARRIAPDDAANPVELTGFLLRGRATPTARQLAEVGVSADELREVTGMEFLRAIRDERYDVVVLALVGGAVQAMLHGLAALRMDERPVVVTGYVGVVYEKLADGLLLRHGADVVLANSRHDADRFRAVYEGVAADASSVTEAALPFLGGAPYEREEGRDTVVFAAQPSVPESRADRTYLLRRLVEHARLHPHREVLLKLRSKPGEHTTHLEELPYQKLADRLPGGLPPNFSLVYGHMGEVLDRTDLLVTVSSTAALESLHRGVPTAVLSDLGVREALGNHHFLGSGLLASWDQLDGGHRPVPDQDWLARQGVAADGAYDTAFDAARKRVAGLLGQPGLPPIEPYYTPATAPGYLPGILARHHLAPDGTPLPGAAPKAEVGGLRRVVRDAVRNAARGAYRHGVQRVAPVIRRLGEL; via the coding sequence GTGCCATCAAGTACCAGCCAGGCCGTACGGGTCGCCGTGCTCGCCGACTCCGACACCCGGTGGAAATGGGGCGCGCTCACCGCGCGCCGTATCGCCCCGGACGACGCGGCGAATCCTGTCGAGCTGACCGGCTTTCTGCTGCGCGGCCGGGCGACTCCCACGGCCCGCCAGCTCGCCGAGGTCGGCGTGAGCGCCGACGAGCTGCGCGAGGTCACCGGGATGGAGTTTCTGCGGGCGATACGTGACGAACGGTACGACGTGGTCGTGCTCGCCCTCGTCGGCGGCGCCGTCCAGGCGATGCTGCACGGACTGGCCGCGCTGCGCATGGACGAGCGGCCCGTGGTCGTCACCGGCTACGTCGGAGTCGTATACGAAAAGCTCGCCGACGGCCTGCTGCTTCGGCACGGCGCGGATGTCGTCCTCGCCAACTCCCGGCACGACGCGGACCGCTTCCGGGCGGTGTACGAGGGCGTGGCCGCCGATGCCTCGTCCGTCACGGAGGCCGCGCTGCCCTTCCTCGGCGGTGCGCCCTACGAACGCGAGGAGGGCCGTGACACCGTCGTCTTCGCCGCCCAGCCCTCCGTGCCCGAGTCCCGCGCCGACCGCACCTATCTGCTGCGCCGGCTCGTCGAGCACGCCCGGCTCCACCCGCACCGCGAGGTGCTGCTGAAGCTGCGCTCGAAGCCGGGCGAGCACACCACACACCTCGAAGAGCTTCCGTACCAGAAGCTCGCCGACCGGCTGCCCGGCGGACTGCCGCCCAACTTCAGCCTGGTGTACGGGCACATGGGCGAGGTGCTCGACCGCACCGACCTCCTGGTGACGGTCTCCTCGACGGCCGCGCTGGAGTCCCTGCACCGGGGCGTGCCCACCGCGGTCCTCAGCGACCTGGGCGTGCGCGAGGCACTCGGCAACCATCACTTCCTCGGCTCCGGGCTGCTGGCCTCCTGGGACCAGCTCGACGGCGGCCACCGTCCGGTTCCCGACCAGGACTGGCTGGCACGGCAGGGTGTCGCCGCCGACGGCGCGTACGACACGGCCTTCGACGCGGCCCGCAAGCGCGTGGCCGGACTGCTCGGGCAGCCCGGACTCCCGCCGATCGAGCCGTACTACACCCCCGCCACCGCACCCGGCTATCTGCCCGGCATCCTCGCCCGCCACCACCTGGCTCCCGACGGCACGCCGCTGCCGGGCGCGGCGCCGAAGGCGGAGGTCGGCGGCCTCAGGCGCGTGGTGCGCGACGCCGTACGGAACGCGGCGCGCGGCGCGTACCGCCACGGCGTGCAGCGCGTCGCCCCCGTCATCCGCCGACTGGGCGAACTGTGA
- a CDS encoding FAD-dependent oxidoreductase: protein MELNSVKETDVLIVGAGPTGLALACDLARRGVRALVVEQSDTLFPGSRGKGIQPRTMEVLDDLGVVDAVLASGGSAPVGMVWQDGVRQGEHDMFERPGPTDSAPYGEPWLLPQWRTQQILHARLTEFGGSVAFGTTLTGITQDEHGVSAELSTGTVRAAYAVAADGGRSTVRRALGIAMTGEDVDPAPILVADVRIPSLDRLNWHVFPGDSAGYLALCPLPGTDDFQLVGQFTDREPDLSLAGVRALVAARTHLAADEVTEVLWASDFRPRAAMAERFREGRVFLAGDAAHVHSPAGGQGLNTSVQDAYNLGWKLGQVLRHGAPASLLDTYEQERLPVAAQMLGLSTRIHRGEEQRGAATMQLGLGYRGGPLASGSAGALKAGDRAPDGPLPGGRRLFDLFRGPHFTLIAVGTDAELPPLEGELVHVHRIEAYEPYGKGLFLVRPDGHVGWAGEDTTGLSDYLAKVTRC, encoded by the coding sequence ATGGAACTTAACAGCGTTAAGGAAACTGACGTACTGATCGTCGGAGCCGGGCCCACCGGACTCGCCCTCGCGTGCGACCTGGCCCGCCGCGGTGTGCGTGCCCTCGTCGTGGAGCAGTCGGACACCCTCTTCCCCGGCTCCCGCGGCAAGGGCATCCAGCCCCGCACCATGGAGGTCCTCGACGATCTCGGCGTGGTGGACGCGGTGCTCGCCTCGGGCGGGAGCGCCCCAGTAGGGATGGTCTGGCAGGACGGCGTCCGGCAGGGCGAGCACGACATGTTCGAGCGCCCCGGGCCCACGGACTCCGCGCCGTACGGCGAGCCGTGGCTGCTCCCGCAGTGGCGCACCCAGCAGATCCTGCATGCCCGCCTGACGGAGTTCGGCGGCAGCGTCGCCTTCGGCACCACTCTGACGGGGATCACCCAGGACGAGCACGGCGTGAGCGCCGAGCTGTCGACCGGGACGGTACGCGCCGCCTACGCGGTCGCGGCCGACGGCGGCCGCAGCACGGTGCGCCGGGCGCTGGGCATCGCGATGACCGGCGAAGACGTCGACCCGGCGCCGATACTGGTCGCCGATGTCCGCATCCCCTCACTGGACCGGCTCAACTGGCACGTCTTCCCGGGCGACAGCGCGGGCTATCTCGCGCTCTGCCCGCTGCCCGGTACGGACGACTTCCAGCTCGTCGGCCAGTTCACCGACCGGGAGCCGGACCTCTCGCTCGCGGGCGTACGGGCCCTGGTCGCCGCCCGCACCCATCTGGCCGCCGACGAGGTCACCGAGGTCCTGTGGGCGTCGGACTTCCGGCCGCGGGCGGCGATGGCCGAGCGCTTTCGCGAAGGGCGGGTGTTCCTGGCGGGCGACGCGGCCCATGTCCACTCCCCCGCCGGCGGACAGGGCCTCAACACCAGCGTCCAGGACGCGTACAACCTCGGCTGGAAGCTCGGCCAGGTCCTGCGCCACGGCGCGCCCGCGTCGCTGCTCGACACCTACGAGCAGGAACGGCTGCCCGTCGCCGCGCAGATGCTCGGCCTGTCGACGCGTATTCACCGGGGCGAGGAGCAGCGCGGCGCGGCCACCATGCAGCTGGGCCTCGGCTACCGCGGCGGCCCGCTCGCCTCCGGATCGGCCGGGGCGCTCAAGGCGGGGGACCGCGCCCCCGACGGCCCGCTGCCCGGCGGACGGCGGCTCTTCGATCTCTTCCGCGGCCCGCACTTCACCCTGATCGCGGTCGGCACGGATGCCGAACTGCCGCCGCTGGAGGGTGAGTTGGTGCACGTACATCGCATCGAGGCGTATGAGCCGTACGGCAAGGGCCTCTTCCTCGTACGCCCGGACGGCCATGTCGGCTGGGCGGGCGAGGACACCACCGGCCTGAGCGACTACCTCGCGAAGGTCACGCGCTGCTGA
- a CDS encoding acylneuraminate cytidylyltransferase: MTVLAVIPARGGSKGVPAKNLAPVAGVPLVARAVRESLAARLVTDVVVSTDDADIAATARSAGAEVVLRPAEIAGDTATSESAVLHAMDAHEAMHGEPVDVVLLVQCTSPFLTREDVEGVASAVIEGGADSAVTVAPFHGFVWREEESHAGPAAQGVDGPTAAGVRGYGVNHDASFRPRRQDRPQDFLETGAAYAMSATGFREAGHRFFGRTALVRTDPARVLEVDDPHDLARARALAPLLDTPAQPTREDVDAVVLDFDGTQTDDRVWIDADGHETVAVHRGDGLGIAHLRRAGLELLILSTEQNPVVAARGRKLDVPVLHGIDRKDLALKQWCEERGIAPDRVLYVGNDVNDLPCFNLVGWPVAVASAHGSVRASARAVTSTRGGEGAIREIASWLLGPALNTPESTPESPATCPNSPEK, from the coding sequence ATGACCGTTCTCGCCGTGATTCCCGCCCGGGGCGGCTCCAAGGGCGTACCGGCCAAGAACCTGGCCCCCGTGGCCGGTGTGCCGCTCGTCGCACGAGCCGTGCGCGAGAGCCTCGCCGCCCGTCTGGTCACCGATGTCGTGGTCTCCACGGACGACGCCGACATCGCGGCCACGGCCCGCAGCGCGGGCGCCGAAGTCGTGCTGCGTCCCGCCGAGATCGCCGGGGACACCGCTACCAGCGAGTCCGCGGTGCTGCACGCGATGGACGCCCACGAGGCGATGCACGGCGAGCCCGTGGACGTGGTCCTGCTCGTCCAGTGCACCAGCCCCTTCCTCACCCGCGAGGACGTCGAAGGCGTCGCGTCCGCGGTCATTGAGGGCGGCGCGGACAGCGCGGTCACCGTGGCCCCCTTCCACGGCTTCGTCTGGCGCGAGGAGGAAAGCCACGCCGGCCCCGCGGCCCAGGGCGTCGACGGCCCCACCGCAGCCGGGGTCCGCGGATACGGCGTCAACCACGACGCGTCCTTCCGGCCCCGCCGTCAGGACCGGCCGCAGGACTTCCTGGAGACCGGGGCCGCGTATGCGATGTCCGCCACCGGCTTCCGGGAGGCAGGGCACCGATTCTTCGGCCGCACCGCGCTCGTGCGCACCGACCCCGCGCGCGTCCTCGAAGTCGACGACCCGCACGACCTGGCCCGGGCCCGCGCCCTCGCGCCGCTCCTCGACACTCCCGCGCAGCCCACGCGCGAGGACGTCGACGCCGTCGTCCTGGACTTCGACGGCACCCAGACCGACGACCGCGTCTGGATCGACGCGGACGGCCACGAGACGGTCGCCGTGCACCGCGGCGACGGCCTCGGCATCGCGCATCTGCGCAGGGCGGGCCTGGAACTGCTGATCCTTTCGACCGAGCAGAACCCGGTCGTCGCCGCACGCGGCCGCAAGCTCGACGTCCCCGTCCTGCACGGCATCGACCGCAAGGACCTCGCACTGAAGCAGTGGTGCGAGGAGCGGGGGATCGCCCCGGACCGGGTGCTCTACGTCGGCAACGACGTCAACGATCTTCCGTGCTTCAACCTCGTCGGCTGGCCCGTGGCCGTCGCGAGTGCGCACGGCTCCGTACGTGCCTCGGCGCGCGCCGTCACATCCACGCGTGGCGGCGAGGGAGCGATCCGCGAGATCGCCTCCTGGCTCCTCGGCCCGGCGCTCAACACCCCCGAGAGCACCCCCGAATCCCCTGCCACGTGCCCCAACTCCCCCGAGAAGTAA
- the leuE gene encoding leucine efflux protein LeuE, translating into MLGVTDLPTYLAGLVLIVLLPGPNSLYVLSVAARRGVRTGYKAAAGVWCGDTVLMVLSAAGVASLLQGNALLFGIVKFAGAGYLTWLAIGMLRAAWSMWRSRRELTAEQSAPGDAPAAEKPFRKALVISLFNPKAILFFIAFFVQFVDPGYAYPALSFVVLGAFAQLASFLYLTLLIFTGTHLAAAFRRRRRLAAGATSAAGALFLGFAVKLSLSSA; encoded by the coding sequence ATGCTGGGTGTTACCGATCTGCCGACCTATCTCGCGGGCCTTGTCCTGATCGTTCTGCTGCCGGGGCCGAACTCGCTGTACGTGCTCTCGGTCGCCGCGCGCCGTGGTGTGCGTACGGGCTACAAGGCCGCCGCCGGCGTGTGGTGCGGCGACACCGTGCTGATGGTGCTGTCGGCGGCGGGCGTCGCCTCCCTGCTTCAGGGCAATGCCCTGCTCTTCGGGATCGTGAAGTTCGCGGGCGCCGGTTATCTGACCTGGCTGGCGATCGGGATGCTGCGCGCGGCGTGGTCCATGTGGCGCTCCCGTCGGGAGCTGACGGCCGAGCAGTCGGCACCGGGCGACGCGCCCGCCGCCGAGAAGCCGTTCCGCAAGGCGCTGGTGATCAGCCTGTTCAACCCCAAGGCGATTCTCTTCTTCATCGCCTTCTTCGTGCAGTTCGTCGATCCCGGCTACGCCTACCCGGCGCTGTCCTTCGTCGTGCTCGGCGCGTTCGCGCAGCTGGCCAGCTTCCTCTATCTGACCCTGCTGATCTTCACCGGCACCCACCTGGCGGCCGCGTTCCGCCGCCGCAGGCGTCTGGCCGCAGGGGCGACGTCCGCCGCCGGTGCGCTCTTCCTCGGCTTCGCGGTGAAGCTCTCGCTCAGCAGCGCGTGA
- a CDS encoding glycosyltransferase family 2 protein, producing the protein MVKLSVIVPFYNVQTYAPDTLRSLQANARRDFEFLLVDDCSTDGTPEILERAEREVPGARLIRHERNGGLATARNTGLDAASGEYITFLDGDDWLAPGHYETLLSAMEELGCDFVRTDHVQCTARARTVHRVPVGRRGEVLRPRDAILPADRSTGVDYPMAWAGMYHRRLAERGLLHFTDGLRTAEDRPWIWRLHREAQTFAAISHLGIFYRRGVASSLTQIGDIRQLDFIRAFDQVLEETAKDPDSARLLPKAVRTYCAVISHHLGSAEKFEPAVARKLRAMSAAALKRMPQDILKEALDSMDSERASKLRRLRRRPSFSVEAAA; encoded by the coding sequence GTGGTTAAGCTCTCCGTCATCGTGCCGTTCTACAACGTGCAGACATACGCGCCCGACACACTCAGGAGTCTCCAGGCGAACGCCCGCCGGGACTTCGAATTCCTGCTGGTCGACGACTGTTCGACGGACGGGACACCGGAGATCCTCGAGCGCGCGGAGCGTGAGGTTCCGGGAGCTCGGCTCATCAGACATGAGCGGAACGGCGGGCTCGCCACCGCGCGCAACACCGGCCTCGACGCCGCGAGCGGGGAGTACATCACCTTCCTGGACGGCGACGACTGGCTGGCGCCCGGCCACTACGAGACGCTGCTCAGCGCGATGGAGGAGCTGGGCTGCGACTTCGTACGCACCGACCACGTCCAGTGCACGGCAAGAGCCCGCACGGTCCACCGTGTCCCGGTCGGCCGGCGCGGCGAGGTGCTGCGGCCCCGTGACGCCATCCTGCCCGCCGACCGCTCCACCGGTGTCGACTACCCGATGGCATGGGCGGGGATGTACCACCGGCGGCTCGCGGAGCGCGGGCTGCTGCACTTCACCGACGGACTGCGCACGGCCGAGGACCGGCCGTGGATCTGGCGGCTGCACCGCGAGGCGCAAACCTTCGCCGCGATCAGTCACTTGGGGATCTTCTACCGGCGCGGAGTTGCATCATCCCTGACACAAATCGGTGACATTCGACAGCTCGATTTCATCCGCGCATTCGACCAGGTACTCGAAGAAACGGCGAAGGATCCCGATTCCGCTCGGCTTCTTCCAAAAGCCGTGCGAACGTACTGTGCCGTCATTTCCCACCACCTGGGATCAGCAGAGAAGTTCGAACCCGCAGTGGCGCGGAAATTGCGTGCTATGAGCGCGGCGGCGCTGAAAAGGATGCCGCAGGACATTTTGAAGGAAGCGCTGGACTCGATGGACTCCGAGCGCGCGTCGAAGCTGCGCAGGCTGCGCCGCCGCCCCTCGTTCTCGGTGGAGGCCGCGGCCTGA